A part of Melittangium boletus DSM 14713 genomic DNA contains:
- the argJ gene encoding bifunctional glutamate N-acetyltransferase/amino-acid acetyltransferase ArgJ: protein MRVPRGFSFSGLHAGLKPKRKDVALVYSDTPCAAAGCFTANKARAAPVLDAEGRLPAANIQAVLVNSGNANALTGAAGIEAVRTLREELGRVLSLPPEAVLCASTGVIGHPLPVPMLRAVLGPLKEGLRPEGDAAAEAIMTTDTRPKQVWRSLLVEGREVTVSAIFKGSGMMHPSLATVIALITTDCAIAPGALATALRQAVSSSFNSLTVDGDMSPNDTVYALANGRAGNRAISEPGVELEAFTATLTEMCQEMAREIAADGEGATKLLEVKVTGTPTQAIAQDLARSVAGSTLVKAAVFGADPNWGRVLATVGARAGTQGYPVDPYPARVVIQGICVYEGEPRPYEPDQLKARMREPEVRIEVHLTSGEASAVAWGCDLSYDYVKINADYTSLIVSKPDGGVGTDNRLANYSPAFKTTLLVESLSYISRFRGKRCVIRYGGAAMVKESLKQAFCRDIELLRSAGLQPIIVHGGGPELTRTLDKLGLRQEGALITDASGLKVVEMVLSGSVNSELVTILNNMGDRAVGLSGKDGAMIRARRIAGDDGRALEHVGEVTRINNEFLEMLLAQGYVPVISPVGLGEDGLTYDLGSDAVAAEVAKALKAHKLVYLHDAPGILEGEELFSELTAAQLQKRLESGAFTGSMRTRARMAIKAIGGGVERVHVIDGRVPHSLIAELFTDKGVGTLVTA, encoded by the coding sequence GTGAGGGTGCCACGGGGGTTCTCCTTCTCGGGCCTGCACGCGGGCCTCAAGCCCAAGCGCAAGGACGTGGCGCTCGTCTACAGCGACACGCCCTGCGCCGCCGCGGGCTGCTTCACCGCCAACAAGGCGCGGGCCGCTCCGGTCCTGGATGCCGAGGGGCGCCTGCCCGCCGCGAACATCCAGGCGGTGCTCGTCAATTCGGGCAACGCCAACGCGCTCACGGGCGCCGCGGGCATCGAGGCCGTGCGCACCCTGCGCGAGGAGCTGGGCCGCGTCCTCTCCCTTCCCCCGGAGGCCGTGCTCTGCGCCTCCACGGGAGTCATCGGCCATCCGCTGCCCGTGCCCATGCTGCGCGCGGTGCTCGGGCCGCTCAAGGAGGGCCTGCGCCCGGAGGGAGACGCCGCCGCCGAGGCCATCATGACCACGGACACGCGCCCCAAGCAGGTGTGGCGCTCGTTGCTCGTGGAGGGCCGCGAGGTGACCGTCTCCGCCATCTTCAAGGGCTCGGGGATGATGCACCCGTCGCTCGCGACGGTGATCGCCCTCATCACCACCGACTGCGCCATCGCGCCGGGGGCGCTCGCCACCGCCCTGCGCCAGGCGGTGTCCTCCTCCTTCAACAGCCTGACGGTGGATGGGGACATGAGCCCCAACGACACCGTGTACGCGCTGGCCAACGGCCGGGCGGGCAACCGCGCCATCTCCGAGCCGGGAGTGGAACTGGAGGCCTTCACCGCCACGCTGACGGAGATGTGCCAGGAGATGGCCCGGGAGATCGCCGCCGACGGCGAGGGCGCCACCAAGCTCCTGGAGGTGAAGGTCACCGGCACGCCCACCCAGGCCATCGCGCAGGACCTGGCGCGCTCGGTGGCGGGCTCCACCCTGGTCAAGGCCGCCGTCTTCGGAGCGGATCCCAACTGGGGCCGGGTGCTCGCCACGGTGGGCGCGCGCGCCGGCACCCAGGGCTACCCCGTGGACCCCTACCCGGCCCGCGTCGTCATCCAGGGCATCTGCGTCTACGAGGGCGAGCCCAGGCCGTACGAGCCGGATCAGCTCAAGGCGCGCATGCGCGAGCCCGAGGTACGCATCGAGGTGCATCTCACGAGCGGCGAGGCCTCCGCCGTGGCCTGGGGGTGCGATCTCTCGTACGACTACGTGAAGATCAACGCGGACTACACCTCGCTCATCGTGTCCAAACCGGATGGCGGCGTGGGCACGGACAACCGGCTGGCCAACTACAGCCCCGCGTTCAAGACGACGCTGCTCGTCGAATCGCTCTCGTACATCTCCCGCTTCCGGGGCAAGCGCTGCGTCATCCGCTACGGCGGCGCGGCCATGGTGAAGGAGTCGCTCAAGCAGGCCTTCTGCCGCGACATCGAGCTTCTGCGCTCCGCGGGCCTGCAACCCATCATCGTGCATGGAGGCGGGCCGGAGCTCACCCGCACGCTCGACAAGCTGGGCCTGCGCCAGGAGGGCGCGCTCATCACCGACGCCTCGGGTCTCAAGGTGGTGGAGATGGTGCTCTCGGGCTCGGTGAACTCCGAGCTGGTCACCATCCTCAACAACATGGGGGACCGGGCCGTGGGCCTGTCCGGCAAGGACGGGGCGATGATCCGCGCCCGGCGCATCGCCGGTGACGATGGGCGCGCGCTCGAGCACGTGGGCGAGGTGACGCGCATCAACAACGAGTTCCTGGAGATGTTGCTCGCCCAGGGCTACGTGCCCGTCATTTCCCCGGTGGGCCTGGGCGAGGACGGACTCACGTATGACCTGGGCTCGGACGCGGTGGCCGCCGAGGTGGCCAAGGCTCTCAAGGCCCACAAGCTCGTCTACCTGCACGACGCACCGGGCATCCTCGAGGGCGAGGAGCTCTTCAGCGAGCTGACGGCGGCACAACTGCAGAAGCGCCTGGAGTCCGGCGCCTTCACCGGCAGCATGCGCACGCGCGCGCGCATGGCCATCAAGGCGATTGGCGGCGGCGTGGAGCGGGTGCACGTCATCGACGGGCGCGTGCCCCACAGCCTCATCGCCGAGCTCTTCACCGACAAGGGTGTGGGAACACTCGTCACCGCCTGA
- the argR gene encoding arginine repressor has translation MSPLRNNGDKAARQETIRRIIRAHAVGTQEELGQLLSREGFDVTQATLSRDLAHLGAMRVSLPEGGTVYGLEDARPPAGESRLMELGEMILSVEDNEMMVVVRTRPGSAPLVASAIDQARLLECLGTLAGDDTIFVAPARGRSTRTLNKKLKAFFGKEDTP, from the coding sequence GTGAGTCCACTGCGGAACAATGGAGACAAGGCCGCGCGCCAGGAGACCATCCGGCGGATCATCCGCGCGCACGCGGTGGGCACCCAGGAGGAGTTGGGGCAGCTGCTCTCCCGCGAGGGCTTCGACGTCACCCAGGCCACGTTGTCCCGGGATCTGGCCCACCTGGGCGCCATGCGCGTGTCCCTGCCCGAGGGCGGCACCGTCTATGGCCTGGAGGACGCACGTCCCCCCGCGGGAGAGTCCCGGCTGATGGAGCTGGGAGAGATGATCCTCTCGGTGGAGGACAACGAGATGATGGTGGTGGTCCGCACCCGCCCGGGCTCCGCGCCCCTGGTGGCGTCGGCCATCGATCAGGCGCGGCTGCTCGAATGCCTGGGGACACTCGCCGGAGATGACACCATCTTCGTCGCTCCAGCCCGGGGCCGCTCCACGCGCACGCTCAACAAGAAGTTGAAAGCCTTCTTCGGAAAGGAAGACACCCCGTGA
- the argH gene encoding argininosuccinate lyase: MTIAKTAASGGTGLHPEVLAFTSSLALDRALLQEDLVGSLAHLTMLSRTRLIPSEDARALREQLVAIWKAAKAGTLVLADEEDVHMAVEAELTRVLGERAGLLHTARSRNDQVALDLRLHVREKVADALDVLATLLEGLAARAEAERTTLLPSYTHRQRAQPITLAYQLCGYGAMFSRDVDALGFVLQGVAALPLGVGAIGGTSLPIDREVTRELLRFSRVTMNGLDTVGDRDFALDFAYAAMRSLLHASRVATDFFDFSSPEFGFVKLDGEIACGSSMMPQKRNPDVFELIRGKAGRAVGNLTNLAVLVKGLPGGYNRDLQEDRQVLLETGPLLTSVLSMLHLALGKVHFDRERCLAAVESDYMQATDVAEALAMKGIPFRTAYKATGALVRACQEKGLPLAQVTLELAQSVDPRFDAEVLKSADPRLAVERKANAGGTGPASVEKQLVELKSHAARARELARAVPRLASLFDALQEAAL, encoded by the coding sequence GTGACGATTGCCAAGACGGCCGCCTCCGGCGGAACCGGCCTCCACCCGGAGGTGCTGGCGTTCACCAGCTCGCTGGCGCTCGACAGAGCCCTCCTCCAGGAGGATCTGGTGGGCAGCCTCGCCCACCTCACCATGCTGTCGCGCACCCGCCTCATCCCCTCGGAGGACGCCCGCGCCCTGCGCGAGCAGCTCGTGGCCATCTGGAAGGCCGCGAAGGCGGGCACGCTCGTGCTCGCCGACGAGGAGGACGTGCACATGGCCGTGGAGGCGGAGCTCACCCGCGTCCTCGGCGAGCGCGCGGGCCTCTTGCACACGGCGCGCTCGCGCAATGATCAGGTGGCGCTCGACCTGCGCCTGCACGTGCGCGAGAAGGTGGCCGACGCGCTCGACGTGCTGGCGACGCTGCTCGAGGGGCTCGCCGCGCGCGCCGAGGCCGAGCGCACGACGCTCCTCCCCTCGTACACCCACCGGCAGCGGGCCCAGCCCATCACCCTCGCCTACCAGCTGTGTGGCTACGGAGCCATGTTCAGCCGGGACGTGGACGCGCTCGGCTTCGTGCTGCAGGGCGTGGCCGCGCTGCCCCTGGGCGTGGGCGCCATTGGCGGCACGTCCCTGCCCATCGACCGCGAGGTGACGCGCGAGCTCTTGCGCTTCTCCCGCGTCACGATGAACGGCCTGGACACCGTGGGAGACCGGGACTTCGCCCTGGACTTCGCCTACGCGGCCATGCGCTCGCTCCTGCACGCGAGCCGGGTGGCCACGGACTTCTTCGACTTCTCCTCGCCCGAGTTCGGCTTCGTGAAGCTGGACGGGGAGATCGCCTGCGGCTCGAGCATGATGCCGCAGAAGCGCAACCCGGACGTCTTCGAGCTCATCCGAGGCAAGGCCGGGCGCGCGGTGGGCAACCTCACCAACCTGGCGGTGCTCGTGAAGGGCCTGCCGGGGGGCTACAACCGCGACCTGCAAGAGGACCGGCAGGTGCTGCTGGAGACGGGCCCGCTGCTCACGAGCGTGCTGTCCATGCTGCACCTGGCGCTCGGCAAGGTGCACTTCGACCGCGAGCGGTGCCTGGCGGCGGTGGAGTCGGACTACATGCAGGCCACGGACGTGGCCGAGGCGCTGGCGATGAAGGGCATCCCCTTCCGCACGGCGTACAAGGCCACGGGAGCGCTGGTGCGCGCGTGCCAGGAGAAGGGCCTGCCGCTCGCCCAGGTGACGCTGGAGCTGGCGCAGTCGGTGGACCCGCGCTTCGACGCCGAGGTGCTCAAGAGCGCGGACCCGCGGCTCGCGGTGGAGCGCAAGGCGAACGCCGGAGGCACCGGTCCGGCGTCCGTGGAGAAGCAGTTGGTGGAGCTCAAGTCCCACGCGGCGCGGGCGAGGGAGCTGGCACGCGCCGTCCCCCGGCTCGCGTCCCTCTTCGACGCACTGCAGGAGGCAGCACTGTGA
- the argF gene encoding ornithine carbamoyltransferase — protein MKRDFLTLSDLTEADYRALFDRAHALKASRKRKEVVTTLAGRHLVLVFEKASTRTHLSFEAAMYQLGGTVTTLSSASSQIARGETIEDTSRVISGYADCVMFRTFGDDRLNAFAKASSVPVINGLSEGGHPVQILADLFTVEERLGSVKGKTVAFLGDCASNMGRSFVEATRFFGFHLRLGCPEGYRPAASLLAEAGDRVHVTADASEAVRDADVVVTDVWTSMGQEAESARRMKDLNGYQLDEALLAKAKPGAIVLHCLPAHRGEEISAGVLDGPQSAVWDEAENRMHVQKALLEKLILG, from the coding sequence GTGAAGCGTGATTTCCTCACCCTCTCGGACCTGACCGAGGCCGACTACCGTGCCCTCTTCGATCGCGCGCACGCCCTCAAGGCGAGCCGCAAGCGCAAGGAGGTGGTGACGACGCTCGCCGGACGCCACCTGGTGCTGGTGTTCGAGAAGGCCTCGACGCGCACGCACCTGTCCTTCGAGGCGGCCATGTACCAGCTGGGCGGCACGGTGACGACGCTGTCGTCGGCCAGCAGCCAGATCGCCCGGGGCGAGACGATTGAAGACACGTCGCGCGTCATCTCCGGCTACGCGGACTGCGTGATGTTCCGCACCTTCGGGGATGATCGGCTCAACGCCTTCGCCAAGGCGTCGTCGGTGCCCGTCATCAACGGCCTGTCCGAGGGTGGCCATCCGGTGCAGATCCTCGCGGACCTGTTCACGGTGGAGGAGCGGCTGGGGAGCGTGAAGGGCAAGACGGTGGCGTTCCTGGGCGACTGCGCGAGCAACATGGGCCGCTCGTTCGTGGAGGCCACGCGCTTTTTCGGCTTCCACCTGCGCCTGGGCTGTCCGGAGGGCTACCGCCCCGCCGCATCGCTGCTGGCCGAGGCGGGAGACCGGGTGCACGTGACGGCGGATGCCTCGGAGGCCGTGCGGGACGCGGACGTGGTGGTGACGGACGTGTGGACGAGCATGGGCCAGGAGGCCGAGTCGGCCCGGCGCATGAAGGACCTGAATGGCTACCAGCTCGACGAGGCCCTGCTCGCCAAGGCGAAGCCGGGCGCCATCGTGCTGCACTGCCTGCCAGCGCACCGGGGTGAGGAGATCTCCGCGGGCGTGCTCGACGGCCCCCAGTCGGCCGTCTGGGACGAGGCGGAGAACCGCATGCACGTGCAGAAGGCCCTGCTGGAGAAGCTCATCCTCGGCTGA
- a CDS encoding type VI immunity family protein translates to MRLAFYLPYDHPEIAAGVSHAVESYMRAVGQSRRTINHVFINDDEGDTLSDERWSYSQELLRPERPFRFIEELDAASAHRLEKRGYATQLLFSGGLRSRNGYELHYRARIPWRNPSMDAVSILTATFPMTYLEQHGAERVRELALDMASQLRFVTGHGGLALHFYWGLSIADEAFRTELARYPGIDLRTAWPLPTRLGAQVDGVHWLNFLAQPALGQLGGATALRSRIHAPGTTVHAIDEDRVVVSLGEMPESGDLSVGQTLPSYREFAKVLEPWLEPLTLSETTLSDEPPRYSDMHFTADEARSWWRRLLD, encoded by the coding sequence GTGCGCCTCGCCTTCTACCTGCCGTACGACCATCCGGAAATCGCCGCCGGAGTCAGTCACGCTGTCGAGAGCTACATGCGTGCGGTTGGACAAAGCCGTAGAACAATCAATCACGTATTCATCAATGACGATGAAGGCGACACGCTAAGTGATGAGCGTTGGAGCTACAGCCAAGAACTCCTCCGTCCCGAGAGGCCGTTCCGATTCATCGAGGAGTTGGATGCGGCCAGTGCGCACCGATTGGAGAAGAGAGGCTACGCCACACAACTGCTCTTCAGCGGGGGCTTGCGCAGCCGCAATGGCTACGAACTCCACTACCGGGCTCGTATTCCGTGGCGCAATCCTTCGATGGATGCAGTGAGCATCCTCACCGCGACGTTTCCCATGACGTACCTGGAACAGCACGGCGCCGAGAGGGTACGCGAACTGGCCCTGGACATGGCCTCCCAACTTCGCTTCGTCACGGGCCATGGTGGCCTCGCTCTTCACTTCTACTGGGGACTGTCTATCGCCGACGAGGCCTTCCGCACCGAACTCGCTCGCTATCCAGGTATCGATCTACGCACGGCCTGGCCCCTTCCAACGAGGTTGGGTGCTCAAGTTGACGGCGTCCATTGGCTCAATTTCCTCGCGCAACCCGCGCTTGGCCAACTTGGTGGAGCCACTGCCCTTCGTTCCCGTATTCATGCTCCGGGCACGACCGTGCACGCGATTGACGAGGACCGCGTCGTCGTCTCTCTGGGAGAGATGCCCGAATCGGGAGACCTGTCTGTCGGACAGACTCTTCCCTCATACCGCGAGTTCGCGAAAGTGCTGGAGCCTTGGCTTGAGCCCCTGACTCTGTCGGAGACAACCCTGTCCGATGAGCCGCCGCGCTATTCCGATATGCACTTCACCGCGGACGAAGCACGGTCTTGGTGGAGACGGCTCCTCGACTGA
- a CDS encoding DUF6311 domain-containing protein: MSARHPESGGRARLLPWGGVVLGVVWYLLVGGGRTLDPTFLDWLGAGDLAQHVLGWLHFRNAPWGFPLGRTPDLMRPLTLTVGFSDSNPWVSLALKPFSRWLPQDFQFVGPWLLLCFALQGWMGVKLMGVLTPRPSQRLLGAALLVMSPVLLFRSEHDTLCAQWMLTAMLYLNLRPREDARAAWRALGWAFGLNALAAGVHPYLEMMVLALTLALLVTTVREHHLSWRAAAAALAGVGLMVGGIFFAVGYVGLGVSASSGGFGHFSSDVLSLINPMGWSRVLPALRLGPGQAEGFGYLGTGVIALGVVALVGKPSAWWPRVRAEVKAHWPLAVGVLLMTLLAFSSVITVAGRVVVSMRSVAEPFMPLLGPFRSSGRFIWSFHYVVMTGIIALTVWRWRQKPQVATALLLGAVLLQGLDTPDVWEWSRFRGAPWPRLQAPEWERVDPFYRHIVLYPPSIHGSIVPCVKNTFPEDEYVRFGDLAYRKGLTTNSGYSARLNEKHVAEVCAALEADVENGRLAEDTLYVVDKPKLALFQRLGAGVTCGELDGFSVCVTAKEGRFREALVRANAVGNPG, translated from the coding sequence ATGAGTGCACGGCACCCGGAGAGCGGTGGACGCGCGCGTCTGCTGCCCTGGGGGGGCGTGGTGCTCGGGGTGGTCTGGTACCTCCTGGTGGGAGGAGGCCGGACGCTGGACCCCACGTTTCTGGATTGGCTGGGCGCGGGAGATCTCGCGCAGCACGTGCTCGGCTGGCTCCACTTCCGCAACGCGCCCTGGGGTTTTCCGCTGGGCAGGACCCCGGACCTCATGCGGCCGCTCACCCTGACGGTGGGCTTCTCCGACTCCAACCCGTGGGTGTCGCTCGCGCTCAAGCCCTTCTCGCGCTGGCTGCCCCAGGACTTCCAGTTCGTCGGCCCGTGGTTGCTCCTGTGCTTCGCGCTCCAGGGATGGATGGGCGTCAAGCTCATGGGGGTCCTCACGCCCCGGCCATCGCAGCGCCTCCTGGGGGCGGCTCTGCTCGTGATGTCGCCGGTGCTCCTCTTCCGCTCCGAGCACGACACCCTTTGTGCCCAGTGGATGCTCACCGCGATGCTCTACCTGAACCTGCGTCCTCGCGAGGACGCCCGGGCGGCGTGGCGCGCGCTGGGATGGGCGTTCGGGCTCAACGCGCTCGCCGCGGGCGTCCACCCGTACCTGGAGATGATGGTCCTCGCGCTCACGCTGGCGCTTCTCGTCACCACGGTGCGGGAGCATCACCTGTCCTGGCGCGCGGCGGCGGCGGCCTTGGCTGGGGTGGGCTTGATGGTGGGGGGCATCTTCTTCGCTGTCGGCTATGTGGGCCTGGGCGTGAGCGCTTCCTCGGGGGGCTTTGGCCACTTCAGCTCCGATGTGCTCTCGCTCATCAACCCGATGGGCTGGTCGCGCGTGCTGCCGGCGCTCCGCCTGGGGCCGGGGCAGGCCGAGGGTTTTGGGTACCTGGGCACGGGGGTGATCGCGCTCGGCGTGGTGGCGCTGGTGGGCAAGCCCTCGGCCTGGTGGCCGCGCGTGAGGGCGGAGGTGAAGGCGCACTGGCCGCTCGCGGTGGGGGTGCTCCTGATGACCCTCCTGGCCTTCTCGTCGGTCATCACGGTGGCGGGCAGGGTCGTGGTGTCGATGCGCTCGGTGGCGGAGCCGTTCATGCCCCTGCTCGGGCCATTTCGCTCCTCGGGCCGCTTCATCTGGTCCTTCCACTACGTGGTGATGACGGGAATCATCGCGCTGACGGTGTGGCGCTGGCGGCAGAAGCCCCAGGTGGCCACCGCCTTGCTCCTGGGCGCGGTGCTCCTCCAGGGACTGGACACGCCAGACGTATGGGAGTGGAGCCGATTCCGGGGGGCGCCGTGGCCCCGGTTGCAGGCGCCGGAGTGGGAGCGCGTGGATCCATTCTACCGGCACATCGTCCTGTACCCGCCCTCCATCCACGGCTCGATCGTGCCCTGCGTGAAGAACACCTTTCCGGAGGACGAGTATGTGCGCTTCGGGGACCTCGCCTACCGCAAGGGGCTGACGACGAACAGCGGCTACTCGGCACGCCTCAACGAGAAGCACGTCGCGGAGGTCTGCGCGGCGCTCGAGGCCGACGTGGAGAACGGCCGCCTCGCGGAGGACACGCTCTACGTGGTGGACAAGCCGAAGCTGGCGCTGTTCCAGCGGCTGGGAGCGGGCGTCACTTGCGGCGAGCTGGACGGCTTCTCGGTGTGCGTGACCGCGAAGGAGGGGCGCTTCCGGGAAGCGCTGGTGCGAGCGAACGCCGTCGGCAACCCGGGCTGA
- a CDS encoding glycosyltransferase: METTASISVAIPALNEGARLPLLVEELVEVGLRVQAPAAEFIISDDGSRDGDARRYEELAREGQARFTAAGTPHRIRCLRAPRNEGKGSAIRRAWSDAAVGTRWFAFLDADGAVSGSEFWRLAAMLSDAAPFDVLAASRVKMAGRSVDRKLFRHLQGRVFATLTEQLFQLGFYDTQCGLKFLRAGFLLPVLERLVENRWLLDVELLVLLRRQGARLREEPIDWHEPGGSKVRFGVDPLLMFEGLVRMRARLGGDAS, from the coding sequence TTGGAAACGACAGCATCCATCAGTGTGGCCATCCCGGCCTTGAACGAGGGCGCACGGCTGCCGCTCCTCGTGGAGGAGTTGGTCGAGGTGGGGCTGCGTGTCCAGGCCCCCGCGGCCGAGTTCATCATCTCGGATGATGGCAGCCGCGACGGGGATGCCCGGCGCTACGAGGAACTGGCCCGGGAGGGGCAGGCGCGCTTCACGGCCGCGGGAACGCCGCATCGGATCCGCTGCCTGCGAGCCCCGCGCAACGAGGGCAAGGGCTCGGCCATCCGCCGCGCGTGGAGCGACGCCGCCGTGGGGACGCGGTGGTTCGCGTTCCTCGACGCGGACGGCGCCGTGTCCGGGAGCGAGTTCTGGCGTCTGGCGGCGATGCTCTCCGATGCGGCGCCCTTCGATGTCCTGGCCGCCTCGCGCGTGAAGATGGCGGGCCGGAGCGTGGACCGGAAGCTCTTCCGTCACCTGCAGGGCCGGGTCTTCGCCACGCTGACGGAGCAGCTCTTTCAGCTCGGGTTCTACGACACGCAATGCGGACTCAAGTTCCTGCGCGCCGGCTTCCTGCTGCCCGTGCTGGAGCGGCTCGTCGAGAACCGCTGGCTGCTCGACGTGGAGTTGCTGGTGCTGCTGCGCCGTCAGGGGGCGCGCCTGCGCGAGGAGCCCATCGACTGGCACGAGCCGGGGGGTTCCAAGGTCCGCTTCGGGGTGGATCCGCTGCTCATGTTCGAGGGCCTGGTGCGGATGAGGGCGAGGCTCGGCGGAGACGCATCATGA